gatcgcaccactgtactccagccctgggcgacagagcgagagcgagactctgtctcaaaaaaaaaagtgtgctgtGAGGCCACAcaagacatggtggctcatgcctgtaattccagtgctttgggaggcaggaggatctcctgaggtcaggagtacaagatcagcctgggcaacacagtgagatcccatctctacaaaaaataaaaaataatttagccaGTTGtgagttgtggtggcacatgcctgcaatcccagctactcaggaagctgaggcaggagaatcgcttgaactcaggagtttaaggctgcagtgaggtatgatcgtgccactgcattccagcctgggcaacacagcaagaccctgtctctcaaaaaaaatgttggggagctgggggcggtggctcacgtccgtaatctcggcactttgggaggccgaggtgggcggatcatgaggtcaggagatcgagaccatcctggcgaacacggtgaaaccccgtctctactacaaatacaaaaaaagtagccggtcgtggtggcgggtgcctgtagtcccagctactcgggaggctgaggcaggagaatggcgtgaacccgggaggcagagcttgcagtgagccaagatcgcgccactgcactccagcctgggcaacagagcgagactccatctaaaaacaaaacaaaacaaaacagaagtggGGAGCGGATGGTGCAGTAGAAGCTCCCTCAAGGCTAAATGGGGAGAAGAGACCACGGCTTGAAGCTTCACCAGGACCCCTGGAGTCTGATCCTCCTAGATTcttctcactccttccctccttcccaagGCCCCACATTAGCCAGTAGGGTCCATGCTCCCAACCCACTTACTCCTCTCCTTGCAGCAGACAGACACCTGGAGCCTCAAGCACTGGCCAGAACTCTCTGGAGTTGGCACCGCTGGGTAGTGGGAAAGTGGGAAGAAGAAGTTAGCACAAGGAGTCACCCCTTTGTATGCCTCAGACTGTTTCGGACCCTCCCAGCTTTTCTTCTCTCCAGGTCCCTGGAAAGCATTTCCTTACTTTGGGGCCACACCCATGTATCAGGCCCCGTCCAGTCCTCTCATCTCCCTGGCCCCCTTTCCTAGCTCCTACTTTCTCCTTTCTAGACATTTCCCTCCTCAGTCCTGAGTTCAGCCCATACCCCAACCCAATGTACATTAGAgacccagccccctcctcctcccaggcctctccttccccctccctacCCTTCTGGTACACAAGAGGTGTCCAGTGTGCCCTTGGCCACTCACAGATGTAGTAGTAAGTCTCTCCAGGTAAGAACTCAAAGCCGAGGGAGAAGGGTGTGAAGCGCTGAATCTTCTCTGAGAATTGGACATGGCCAAAGGGCAGGGAGCACACCCAGCGCTTGTAGGCCCGGGGGCCCTCTGCCTGGCAGGACTCATAGCCTGGCCAGTCCACCATGTATAAAGCAAACGTCTCGGGGCCCTCAGGGGGCCCTGGGCCTTCATAGTGGGGGCAGACAATGTCTAGGTAATCGTTGAGGCCCAGCTCCACCACGGCGTCTCCTCGAAGCAACCTGCAGGCATAACACACGGGTGGGCTGAGGAGCGGAGGGCACCACACCATGGCCATGGAGGCCAGAGACACCCCTTCTCAGAGGCCCCTGCCAGCCTCTCCTCCACTCATGTGCAACGGAGCAGCTCAGGAAGGCCTGAGGTTCCCAGACTGACAACTCTTGAGAGACAAAGAGAGTGCAAGAAATGGATGAGATGATCGATTCACAGGTTCCGAGAGGCTAAGACCTGCAGTGCCCATAACCACACAGCTTAGATGTGAGAAGCAGGGTCGCCACACCCTGTCTTACAGGCTGGAGCTGCCACACACCTCTCTAGCTCCAGTGCCCAACACTCAACGTGGTACAGCACCAGGCTTGATCAATGTCAGGTGGATGGATGCAGTGAAGAAGCTGGGCAGAGAGGCAGGAGGTACAGTTGCACACAGTGCAGCTGCAGACACAGAGGTGGAGACAGGGGTTGGGAAAGGTCTCCTCAAACACAGATATAAAGTGAGGAACACTGTCCTTTAGACTGACTTCAACCCAAGGGTGAAAAGAATGTCAtggtaaaaaaaagaatgagggaggccaggtgtggtggctcacatctgaatcccagcactttgggaggccgaggtgggaggatcgcttgaggccaggagttcaagaccagcctgggcaacatggtgagactgtctctaccataaataaataaataaataggctaggcgcggtggctcacgcttgtaatcccagcacttcgggaggctgaggcgggcggatcatgaggtcaggagatcaagaccatcctggctaacatagtgaaaccctgtctctactaagaatataaaaagaaaattagccgggcgtggtggcgggcacctgtagtctcagctactcgggaggttgaggcaggagaatggcgtgaacccgggaggcagagcttgcagtaagccgagattgcgccactgcactccagcctgggagacagagcaagactccatctcaaaataaataaataaataaataaataaataaataaataaataaataaaggccatgagtggtggtgcactcctgtagtcccagctacttgggaggctgaggcaggaggatccttagAGTCCACGAGCTCCTGTAGTGAGCTattatgccactccactacagcctgggtgacagagcaagaccctgtctctaaattctaaaaattaaaaaaaaaaaaaaaaaagaatgagggagTGGGTGCTAGGTGCCTTCCTTTTTTGGCCAGGAGGAGCAAGTGCCAGGCATGGGGGGAGTCCACATACTACCCAGTCTTCAGTCTTCTCGGGACTCCCTTCCCCACCTCTTGGGAGCTGCCTGGGGAAGCCAGCACAGGTGGGAAGGGCTGGAAGGGGCGGCTCCCCACAGTACCGAATGCTGCATGAACCACCCCCCATACCACAAACACAGCGAAGCGTGATTTAGGAAAAGCTTCCAATGAGTGGTCCAAGGACCACCTGTATCAGTTCTGATTAGAAATGAAGATTCCTGGGCTCAGCCAGCCCAGACTTACCAGAACGCAAGCTGAGCAAGGCCACGGTCTTGGTAAGTTTTGTTCTACCGCATCCCCCGTGCCTGGAAAAGTGCCCAGCACAAGACAgcgttcaacaaatatttgtggattgAATGAATGAGCCAGAAACCTTAAGATTGGGAGGTGAGAAACCTGAATTTTTAACAGGTCCTCCAAGTGATTCAGAAGCTTTTGTCTGTGACAGAGATATAGAATTCAGAGACCAAGGACAACAAAGGATCTTATCACTTGTTACTGGTATTGTGATGACCTGTCTTTACGCAGGCTCTCCTGTTTGCGCCTGTTCTCCAGAGAGTCTGTGGAATCCCAGAGGGCAGGGTcttgattttctcatctatatAGTTAATCCCCTGCAACCCAGCACAGGGCCGGGCACACACAAtatgtgtttaataaataaatgttagtgaGTGAAGAAATGAATAGAGTCACAGATTGTCTCAAgtagaaaatcagaaagaaaaacagatgggAAATAGGAGAGGCAGGGAGACTTGGGGAGGGGGATGGAAACAGTAAAATATACTGAGGTTCAAAGGCAGGCAGCTCAGGAGAGAGAAATAATAGTTTATATCTGTACAGCCTGAGCCTTTTTCACATACATGACCTCACTTACCCTGCCAGACTTCCCAGGGTACTAGGTATTATTAGCCCATTATACAGGTGAGATAAATGAGGTTAGGAAGGTCACGAGACTTGCCCAGATGTGATTCGGCTAGAAGGGCAGGGCTGAcactggaaagaaacagaaggacGAATAAAGACAGAGATGAAAGCAGAGATAGTAAATGAGatcaggagacagagtgagaggcagaggtgagacCTAGCAGGCAGGAGAGTAACCCACGCTCTTTCACAAGAGTAAAGCCCCCTCCCTCGCTCTCAAGTTCGTCAGCCACAGCTCCAGCCTGCGGGAGGCTGGGGATCGCCAGGAGAGCAGCGAGGGGGGCGGAGCCCGGAGTGCGGGCAAAGGCCCCCCCCCAGCTCCATGCTCCAAGATCCCCTAGACAACCCTTGGGGCTGGGGTCTTCTGCCTGCCCCCCAACACATGCGGGCTGTGGGGAGACCCAGGGCGCGcctcgcccctcgcccctcccccgccGGCTCAAACAAAGGAGCCCCGGCGCGCGGCCAGGCTCAGGCGGCGCCGCGCAAAGAGCGGGTGGCGGGCGCGCGCAAAGCCCGGGAGCGCGCAGACTTGGCTAGGCGCTCGCCCGGTTCGGCCCGGCTACCTGGGGTTACTGGAGTTCCAGTAGACTACGTGGCGGAGGCTGGAGCCCCCGCGCAGAGGGGAGCCGAGGAACGCGGCCCAGAGGACAGTCCGCAGCAGGGGCAGCAGCCGCATCGCCCCCGAGGTCCGATTTGGTCTGGCCTGGCAGGACCCGGCCCGCTTCACAGTCGAGGCGAGAAAGGTACAAAGTGAAGAGGGAAGTTGCGGAAAGGGGAGTGGGGTACGGAGATTCACTGACCCCGCCCCTGGATAACTTTCCACCAATGGGAGCgcatctcctcctctccccccagCACCAACTCCAGTTAACCCTCTGTGCACCGCAGCGCGCGCCAGGTTCGCCAAAGCTTCCACTGAAGCTGCACCGCACTGCGAGGGGGCGGGAAGGAAGGACGTATTCCAACAGCAGTATTTTTAGGGAGGTCATCCCTTTCGTGTCTGCTTTAGTGCAGGGTAGACTGCCTTATTAGAAGTTTGGAAGATTTTAAATAAGGGTACATAACCTTAGCCCAGATAGGGGAAAGTGAGGCGCGGGCGAGGATCCATGAAGCCTGTCCAACCACCTTCATGCACTGCCCCGTTTTCTTTGCACATCTAGGGACAGTGCAAGCGGAAGGGACAACACAGCTTCTGGGACCACCTTCCCTAAAGAGCCTTAGGTGGCGCGCTAGATGCTTACTTTGGGATTGGCGTCTGTCCCTTGCCGCTCCACACCTTCGTTGCGGGCTGGGGGCCCACGCGGCCCCAGTCCCTAAGACGAAGTAATGAGGTGGTTGCGGCCTGTACAAAGCACCTTTGTTCCCGATCCCTTAGGTGGCGGCGGCGGAGGGGGAGGAGGCAGGTGCACGGCCTTGGGATCGTGGGAGCAGCCGCCGCCCCGCTCCACCCTGGCTCCTAGGCTCTGAGAACATCAGCCAGATCCACTTTTCCCAACCAATGGTCAGAGTGGGGACGGCAGGTCCAACAGCTTGACAGATTGCGCCGAAAGCCACCCCAGTCTGGGCAGAGGGAAGCCGCGAGCATCCCGGGTACACAAGCCGACCCTTTCTGGTACCCCCGCCCCACACAGCCCGCCCTCGTCTGAGGCGGCAGCGTCTCCTGGCGGCCAGACCTGGAACCGCAGCAGGAGCGACCCGGGTTCTAGAAGCAGGCAAACTCTGCGGAACGCTCCCAAGATGTCACGTTTATTGCAGCTGAGCAGAGACAGGCTGTGCGGACCTTCCTCAACCCTGTccaacccccagcccctccccaagcCCCGGCTGCAACTACGCCGGCAGGTCCGCAGAGTGCTGCTTGACAGCGCGTGGCGGTGCCCGGAGCCTTAAGACACCGCATACAGTCTCTGGCGCCTTCAGTCATGGTAGGGGACTCCAGAGGGCACGCCCGCCTCTTGAAGCCCTAAGTCCGGCTTGGAGGCAGCGGAACGTCCAGAGATGTCAGAGGTAGAGCGAGGACACTGTCGGAGGCGGTGGCGCTGGTCTGGATTGCGGGAAGCCAAGAAAAAAGGGTCAGAGGCCCCCTTCCCCCAGGTCACTTGCCCCGCCCACCCATCCCCAGGGCTCCTCCTACCTGGAGGGTACCACTAGGGGTGGGATTCCAGCTCCTGGGCCGGGCAGGTCACCCGATGGGCACCGGCCCTGGGGGTCGGCAGGCAGTGGCTTCCTTGGGGGTGGGGGCTTGGCTGGCCCCTGAGActgagggagagaaggcaggaggCCGGCTTAGGTGTGGGGGGGTGTCATGTTGCCCACCCCCAACGCACTGGTGCTGGGGAACACCAGCTTGGGGGCAGCACCAGCGGTCACCCTTGTCTGCAAACAAACCTGTCACCATTAAAGGCACCACCGGGATATGTGCCCTCATGCACTGAGGGGGCATCTCGCCACGGCCACCACCGTCATGGCTACCAGCACCACAGCCCTAGGTGGGGGGAGAGGCCGTGCCCTTCTCCCCCCACCGTTACCTTCGGGCTTCTCACCACCGGGTCAGCGGGCAGAGGGCGGGTAGGGGGATTGGGTCGGTCAGCCAGCTCAGCCTGAACAGAGAGAGTGGCAGTGGCTGTGAGAGCATAACCAGGGGCTGTGGACATGCATCGAGATTCCCCAGAGGGGTTCAAGTCAACATGCAAAGTCAGCCAGGGGGCAGGAGAGAATGAGGGCATGCGCAGAGGGCTTGGAGGCATGCCTGCTGATGTCTCAGGGGAGGAAGGTGTAGGTCAACCGCGGAGTCCCTGGCCGACTGCAGTCCCGCCATTGACCACCAGATGGTGGTAgaaaccaaggcaggaggctcaccCTTTGCTGCTTCTGGGGCTCAGAGTGTCTGAAAGCTGAGGGGCACCCCATCACCTAATGAAGAGCACCACTGGCAGGGAGCAGGGATGAGAACTGCAGTTGGGTACCAAGcctcccacctgccttggctcaGGGCGGGCCCTGGCCCAGATTTACCTGGAGTCTCTTGGACACAGGGTCAGGCGGCAGCGGCCTGGAAGGGGGGGCCGGGAAGCTGAGAGCACTAGCCTGCTGAGGGGGCAGGAGGGGCAGATAGGCACAGAGGGGGAACAGGAAGCAGAGAGACAGAGTGGGCAGAGAAGGGTCAGTGCCCAGGGAGGGCCAGCAGGGGCCCAGGGCAGTGGGTGCTGTGCATGCAGTTACGCAGGTGCATGCAGATGGGGAGCGAGTGGGGAGGAGGTGTGCACACACTCCCATCATCCAAGCAGAGGGCTCAGGGCGGGGATGCTCACCAGCCCTTCTGACATGGTGACCTGGGCCCACGGAAGGCCATTCTGAGCACCACTGCCCTTGTGCCCTCCTGGGGTCACTGCTGGGGGCATGGATAGACCCACCTCTCAAAGCCACCTCTTGGCCAGCGGATGGAGCCCAGCAGCTCCTGCTCCAGCTGGCTGCCCTCCCCACTCTTCTGGACTCAGCTTCTCTGCCTGTagccaggggaggggagggcagggctggcccTGACTCCTTCGACTGACTCTTGGGCAGTGCTAGCCTTTCTCTGAGTCTGGAGCCTTTAATGCGCACCCCCCAGGGCCCAAGCTGGATGCCCGGCCAAGGTGGAGTCCCCTTCCTCTGGCATCCGGGACTCACCTTAGTGCCTCGCGCCAGCAGGGCCCTCTGCGGAGGTCCTGGCCGTTCAGGGGGACCTGATTGGGCTGCCCTATGCATGAGGAAAGGCAAGAAGGGAGAGGGCCCAGCCTCAGACCCTGTTTTCTACCTTATGCCATCCTTGAGTGGGGTTAACCCTTTGCAGGCACTTATGTGTGGTTTAGGTAAAATTGTGGTAGGGCCGGGGTGGGGGGCAGTATTTATTAGCTTGAGGGAAGACCCTACTTATCCAGCACAGGGGCTCCTGGGGAGAAATGGCCCTAGCACTCCAGCCACCCCACAGGGTCACAGCTGTGAGGTAAAAAGCTGTGGGCACATATAGGGAAGGGAGGTGTGGGGTATGGCAGTCAGCAACTTTAAGGTCCAAGGGGCCTGGGGCTCAGAACCAGGTGGCAGGGGCTGCAGAGGTGAGGCAGCCTTCAGCACTGTCCCCAGTTGAAGGAAGTGGTAGCAGGGAGGTGATGCTCATACCTGTACTGGCAGGTGGGTCCCTTGAGCTGGCAGAGTCGCTGGTGCAGGCGGGCACGGTACCAGTAGCTGGCACCAAGCATCACCAAGACCAATAacaccaggaggctgaggagcagCCCTGTGGTCAGGGAGCTGGTTGCTGTGGGCGGAAGTCAGGTTTACGGGAGGACAAGGCTAAGAACTCTGGATCCATGAAGGCGCAGGGGGCAGGGAGTGAAGTCAAGTGATCAGGGAGAGTGAAAGGGTCAAGGGGCACAGACTCAGGGAACCAGCAGCAAAGGGGGGTCAGAAAGAGAGGGCCGAGGGGGAAAGATAAAGCATGAGACGCTTTGCCCTCCCAGCTgcccctgtcccccacccccatgctACCTTTGAGCTGAGTGGTGCAGTCAGGGGGTGCCCAGCCCTCCTCACAGTAGCAGTGCCTGTTGCTGTCACAGACCTAGGAGGTACAAGGCAAGCAATGAGGAGCTCTGCACTCTGGAACTATTTCCTTGTCTCTAGCTTTTCAAGATCTCAGATTTCTACAACTGGGGGTTGTGCTGGGTATGTGTGTAGAGAGAGCCCGGAGGGAGGGTCTTTATCCATACCACAGCAAATTAGATCAAACtaatacttactgagcaccttctgtgtgctgggcactgtggtacatgctttctttctttgtgtttgttttgttttgttttattttattttattttagacagcaagtaagatggagtctcactctgttgcccaggctggagtgcagtggtgcaattatggctcactgcagccccgaactcctggactcaagcaatcctcctgcctcagcctgccaagtagctgggagcataggtgtgcaccagcaggcctgaataatttttaaatttttccttgatagaaatggggtctcactatgttgaccaggctggttttgaactcctggcctcaagtgatcctcctgccttggcctcccaaagtactgtgatttggctgggtgcagtggcttacccctataatcccagcactttgggaggctgaggcgggcggatcacttgaggtcagaagttcgagactagtctggccaacatagtgaaacctatctctactgaaaatacaaaaattagctgggcatggtggtgggtgcctgtaatcccagctagtagggaggctgagacatgagaaatgtttgagcctgggaggcagaggttgcagtgagcggagatcacgccagtgcactccagcctaggcaacagagcgagactctgtctcaaaacaaaacaaacaaacaaaaaaactgtgattataggcatgagccactgcgcccagcctgtgctAGATGCTTTCATACTCATCTCATGTACCCTGGATGGGGATACTATTATTATAGCCATTTgataggtggggaaactgagctCAGCAAAGTTAGTAACCTGCCCGAGATCACACAACTAGGAAGTAGTAGAGCAAGGATTAAAACCCAGATATGTCTATTTCCAAAGCCCAGCATCCTTTTCCTCTTGAGGCTCTCTGCTCCCCTTCCACTTCCCCCATCCCAGCTCACCCCATGTCCATGGCATTTGCTTCGACATTCCTGTGCCCCCAGGAGATCCACACGCTGGCATCGATGGTCTATACACACCTGACCCAGGGAGAGAAGAGCCTGGATCAGATTCCCACAAAGCTTTAATGGGACTGGGAGGCCAATAAGGTTGAGGCCACACCCTGcgtttacagatggggaaaccaaggcataGTGAGTTGATAGGACTTTGCTCCATCTGAAGTAAGAAACTGACTTCCCTTGGAGTCCCTGCCTTTGACATTGGTgaatggtgaagtctgggctcTGTTCACTGTGGTCCAAATGTCCCTTCTCACACCTGGTCTTGCCCACCCAGGCGGCTCACCAGGCCAGGGCCACAGGCTGTGCCAGGCAGAGTCAGGAGGGGCTGGGCCACATCACTGCCCAGGTCCAGGTGCACCCAGCTGCAGTTCAGCTCAGTCCCATTCACATCTATTGTCTCCCAGAGTAGATCCCGGATGGAGCCCAGCAGAGGCTGGGTCCTACCTGTCTGGCACTGGAGCTGCCCACAAATGGCATctctggggggagggggaagggcacACAGAGTTAGTAGGAGCAGGGCCAAGGCTCTCAGAAACCCAAAGGAGGAGCCAGGTTTCCTCACTTACCTAGGGGTGCAGGACACATAACTGCCACTGGGGTTGCGCCCACAGCTTCCAAAAGCATTTCCCCGAGTATTAGCTGTCTGGAGGCAAAGTGGCGCAGCGGGCTGGGCTCCAGGTCCCCAAAGTGACTGGCACTGCTGGGCATAGGAGGCACAACGCCCGTGCATGCACACAGCTTGCCCGCCAGCGCAGGGCTCACCATCCCCTAGGCTGACATCAGGGGGACACTGGGAGCTGTCTCCTGGGCAGAATTCAGGCAAGTCACAATCCCCTCTGGTAGGACGACACTGCCAGCCAGACGGGCGCAGCTGTGGAGGGTGGATGAGCATCAGTGTGGGCACTGAGCAAATCCAGCTGGGGGTCAGAATGACCCTTTCCATTTTGGCCCCGGCAGGTGAGCTCTAGGTGGCCAGTCTAGTCTCTACCCACCTGGCAATTTTGACAACAGGGTCCATCAGATGCACACTGTGCACCTGGCCTCAGCTGGCAGGTCGAGGAATCACAGCAGGGATCGACGCAGTCCTGTGGGCAGGAGCACGGGGGCCGGGCATCAGAGCAGGTGGGGCCTGTGAGCCTCCCTCcaatccctcctcctcccacaggCCAAGATCAGAAGCTACACAGCAAGCGAGGGCTAGAGCCCAACAACCCATGTGCTGTCCCCACAGACAGGGCAAGTAGGAGAGGGGTGGGAAGTCCCTTCAGAACCCAGGAggagctcaggaggctgggagagggctAATGAGCCAGGGTGAAGGCACAGAAATGAGTAGGGCGAGGCTTTGGGAAAGGGGCTCACATTCGGGAAGCCACAGTCACACTGCTCGCCCGGCTCCACAAACGTATTTCCGCAGAAAGCCGCCATAGGGGGTAGGCTAGGCAGCCGTTCAAAGAGGCAGCTGCCCATTCCATCCAGGAGGGCTTTCTCCAGGGCCCGTCGGCTGCAGTTGCTGAAGTTCAGGCCTGGTAGGAAGCTGGGGAGGGTGGCAAGGAAGGTTGGGGCTGGGGGcctctccctgccccctgccccacaTCCTCTCTCCATCCTGCAGCTACTTACTCTGTGGAGGCCTCCATGATGCAGGTCTTGGCTGGGGCTGGACCTGGACAGGGGCAGCTATTCCCAGGCAAATCATGGTCCAGGCCCAGGCTGTGGCCCAACTCATGGGCTATGGAGGAGGCGACTCCCAGGATGCTGGTGGAGTGGTCCTGTCATTGGGGAGGGGTACCGCAGGTCCAGTCCCAGCCTGCCTCCACCACAATGCCCAGACCACCCTCTCTGCGCCTGTTCCCTCCACATCTGACCTCACGGGCACTCAGCAGGCACTGCTTCCCTCCTGAATTGCTTCTAAAGTAGGAGAACCCAGGCCTGGATGGCAGAAACCTGGGTTCTAGCTCAGCTCTGTCCCCCTCCCTCACTGGAGGGAGATCACCTCTGTTCtttgggccttagctgcctcctaCCCTCCTCTAAGAAATGGGAAGACTGCACAGGGGATGACTGTGTACACTGTGACTAGCTGGCCACAAGCGAGGGCTCCCTGATAGCAAAGGCCACATCATGCATCTCCACCCTCTATACCCATAGCTTTGGGGTTGGGCAACTTTATAGGGGGGTTTCAGTGAATAAATGCCACCGCACTTGGGAGGAACTGAATTGGGAATGAGGAGGAGACCTGGAAATAACTCACCATGTTCACACCTCCTGAGAAGTCAGGAGAACAGATGGAGTTCTGAATGGCCATGCCCACCGTAGGCCCAGAAAATGAAGTACCACTGTGGGACAGAGAGGCTAAAATTCAGGGCCAGAAGCCACAGTGGTCAGAGCTCCAGGGGCTGAGGTAGGGTGCTGAAGGGGTGTGAATTTGGCCAGGACAGGACTGGCCtctctggctgagtccagggccCTTACGTCACCAGCTGGGCACTGTCGTGGGGCAATCGAGGCAGCAAATGTGCCCTGCGCCAGTGGAGGAAGTTTTCGAGGGTGACAGCTGGGTTTGGGCTGATCTCCACCAGGTCACGCTGGGTCCAGGCCTCCAGGCCCACTAGTGCCACTCGTACATTCAGGGGCCGGAAGAACTGAAAGACAGCTGGGGCTCAGAAGAGGGGTTGTCATGGTcaggggcctggggtgggggctgccctGTCCAGCACTCACTGTGTCCAGCAAGAGGGCCACTTCCAATGTGCGGTTTAGCAGGTGCTGGAAGTCCCGGTATTTCTGGACCTGTAGGCCAAGAGAGGTGACACGAAAGGCGGCGGGGCAGTGCAGGGGGAGGAGCATGTGCAGGGGCCAGCAGGCTCACCTCCGAGTGATCAGCCACAATCACCAACTCCACAGTCTTGGTCTCTGTTACCACATCCCGCCTCCACTATGGACAAGAAGAATTATCAAGCAAACCTGCCGCTCGCAGCCAGCAGCTGTGCAGGGCTGACCAAGAGGCAGCCACTCCTACTCTGTGGGTCAAATAGGAGGGTGAagagcccattttacagatgagccacTGAAGGCCAGAGGGCCCAGGAACTTGCCAAGGAGGACCAGGAAGTAGATAATGAAGGTTGGAGTAGACCCCTGCTTTTCTGGCTCCAAACTCAGtggtttttttcaaatttttaaaaaacagtaatttagctgggcgcagtggctcacgcctgtaatcccagcactttgggaggctgaggtgggtggatcacgaggtcaggagatggagaccatcctggataacacggtgaaacactgtctgtactaaaaaatacaaaaaattagctaagtgtagtggcgggtgcctgtagtcccagctactcgggaggctgaggcaagagaatggcatgaacccgggagacggagcttgcagtgagccaagatcgcaccactgcactccagcctgggagacagagcgagactctgtctcaaataataataataataataataataataatttttaaaaatcccaataaCAACTCTTGTCACTTACCATAGGCCTGGCATAgttttaagcactttacatcTATATggactcatttaatcttcccagcAACTCTGTGCAGCAAGTagttttattatcttcattttacaaattaggaaattGGGTTTATATTGCTTTATCATTGGTAACTACGTATTATCTATAACCAAGTGAGAGCTCTCTGCAAATGGGATCATAGGACAGACGAAGAGTTTGAGCCAAATACAACTAATAAATGGATAGGCCATTTATTAGTTGTAGGGCCTTGGGCAAACCACCTAATCTGTCTcagctagattttattttattttatttttattttattttttgagacgaagtctcactctgtcacccaggctggtgtgtagtggctccatctcggcccactgaaacctctgcctcctgggctcaagcgattcttccacttcagcctcctgagtggctggaactacgcgtgcac
This portion of the Pongo abelii isolate AG06213 chromosome 1, NHGRI_mPonAbe1-v2.0_pri, whole genome shotgun sequence genome encodes:
- the ADAM15 gene encoding disintegrin and metalloproteinase domain-containing protein 15 isoform X8 translates to MRLALLWALGLLGAGSPLPSWPLPNIALLSIPSVLSWGVLGPAGGTEEQQAESEKAPREPLEPQVLQDLKKVLQTSLPEPLRIKLELDGDSHILELLQNRELVPGRPTLVWYQPDGTRVVSEGHTLENCCYQGRVQGYAGSWVSVCTCSGLRGLVVLTPERSYTLEQEPGDLQGPPIISRIQDLHLPGHTCALSWQESVYTQTPPEHPLGQRHIRRWRRDVVTETKTVELVIVADHSEVQKYRDFQHLLNRTLEVALLLDTFFRPLNVRVALVGLEAWTQRDLVEISPNPAVTLENFLHWRRAHLLPRLPHDSAQLVTGTSFSGPTVGMAIQNSICSPDFSGGVNMDHSTSILGVASSIAHELGHSLGLDHDLPGNSCPCPGPAPAKTCIMEASTDFLPGLNFSNCSRRALEKALLDGMGSCLFERLPSLPPMAAFCGNTFVEPGEQCDCGFPNDCVDPCCDSSTCQLRPGAQCASDGPCCQNCQLRPSGWQCRPTRGDCDLPEFCPGDSSQCPPDVSLGDGEPCAGGQAVCMHGRCASYAQQCQSLWGPGAQPAAPLCLQTANTRGNAFGSCGRNPSGSYVSCTPRDAICGQLQCQTGRTQPLLGSIRDLLWETIDVNGTELNCSWVHLDLGSDVAQPLLTLPGTACGPGLVCIDHRCQRVDLLGAQECRSKCHGHGVCDSNRHCYCEEGWAPPDCTTQLKATSSLTTGLLLSLLVLLVLVMLGASYWYRARLHQRLCQLKGPTCQYRAAQSGPPERPGPPQRALLARGTKAELADRPNPPTRPLPADPVVRSPKSQGPAKPPPPRKPLPADPQGRCPSGDLPGPGAGIPPLVVPSRPAPPPPTVSSLYL
- the ADAM15 gene encoding disintegrin and metalloproteinase domain-containing protein 15 isoform X7 yields the protein MRLALLWALGLLGAGSPLPSWPLPNIALLSIPSVLSWGVLGPAGGTEEQQAESEKAPREPLEPQVLQDLKKVLQTSLPEPLRIKLELDGDSHILELLQNRELVPGRPTLVWYQPDGTRVVSEGHTLENCCYQGRVQGYAGSWVSVCTCSGLRGLVVLTPERSYTLEQEPGDLQGPPIISRIQDLHLPGHTCALSWQESVYTQTPPEHPLGQRHIRRWRRDVVTETKTVELVIVADHSEVQKYRDFQHLLNRTLEVALLLDTFFRPLNVRVALVGLEAWTQRDLVEISPNPAVTLENFLHWRRAHLLPRLPHDSAQLVTGTSFSGPTVGMAIQNSICSPDFSGGVNMDHSTSILGVASSIAHELGHSLGLDHDLPGNSCPCPGPAPAKTCIMEASTDFLPGLNFSNCSRRALEKALLDGMGSCLFERLPSLPPMAAFCGNTFVEPGEQCDCGFPNDCVDPCCDSSTCQLRPGAQCASDGPCCQNCQLRPSGWQCRPTRGDCDLPEFCPGDSSQCPPDVSLGDGEPCAGGQAVCMHGRCASYAQQCQSLWGPGAQPAAPLCLQTANTRGNAFGSCGRNPSGSYVSCTPRDAICGQLQCQTGRTQPLLGSIRDLLWETIDVNGTELNCSWVHLDLGSDVAQPLLTLPGTACGPGLVCIDHRCQRVDLLGAQECRSKCHGHGVCDSNRHCYCEEGWAPPDCTTQLKATSSLTTGLLLSLLVLLVLVMLGASYWYRARLHQRLCQLKGPTCQYRAAQSGPPERPGPPQRALLARGTKASALSFPAPPSRPLPPDPVSKRLQSQGPAKPPPPRKPLPADPQGRCPSGDLPGPGAGIPPLVVPSRPAPPPPTVSSLYL